From Solirubrobacterales bacterium, the proteins below share one genomic window:
- a CDS encoding GNAT family N-acetyltransferase, protein MDRAAAMELQGRCLAAFVRLVGSGSESASMFERDGVLGAVVPACPDRSVVNSVTYRDAASLGAALDELATAHEQAGVRAWTVWVPEGDRDAASLLEAAGHRLDSTPAAMVLDLAGLPDPDTRELDWDDQASPADMARVNDDAYGFEEPTFGAALAALPGDMALRLYQARVDGELASVLATVDEGDDCGIYLVGTLSEHRGKGLAGRLLHAALAEARERGLQTSSLQATKLGYPVYERLGYEPICALEMWERRKPE, encoded by the coding sequence ATGGATCGAGCGGCGGCAATGGAGCTCCAGGGGCGCTGCCTGGCGGCCTTTGTGCGGCTCGTGGGCAGTGGCTCCGAGAGCGCGTCCATGTTCGAGCGCGACGGGGTCCTGGGGGCGGTCGTGCCGGCGTGCCCGGACCGCTCGGTGGTCAACTCGGTCACCTACCGCGACGCCGCGTCGCTGGGAGCGGCGCTCGACGAGCTCGCCACCGCCCACGAGCAGGCCGGGGTTCGCGCCTGGACCGTCTGGGTGCCGGAGGGCGATCGCGACGCGGCCTCGCTGCTGGAGGCCGCGGGACACCGGCTCGACTCGACCCCGGCGGCGATGGTGCTCGACCTCGCGGGCCTTCCCGATCCCGACACGCGGGAGCTCGACTGGGACGACCAGGCCTCGCCGGCGGACATGGCCCGGGTGAACGATGACGCTTACGGCTTCGAGGAGCCCACCTTCGGCGCCGCGCTCGCCGCCCTGCCGGGCGATATGGCGCTGCGCCTCTACCAGGCGCGGGTCGACGGCGAGCTGGCCTCGGTGCTCGCCACCGTCGACGAGGGCGACGATTGCGGCATCTACCTGGTCGGGACGCTCTCCGAACATCGCGGCAAGGGCCTCGCCGGCCGCCTCCTGCACGCGGCGCTCGCCGAGGCGCGCGAGCGCGGGCTGCAGACCTCGAGCCTGCAGGCGACCAAGCTCGGCTACCCCGTGTATGAGCGGCTGGGCTATGAGCCGATCTGCGCGCTCGAGATGTGGGAACGCCGCAAGCCGGAGTAA